GGACTTATTTTGTGGGCTATAGGGCTGCTGCTGGGTTTGAGAGCCCTTGTCCTGCGTTTGTGGTGAGTTGGGCTCAGACTCCACATTAAGCGGTGAGCATTCGGGCTTGGTCTCCAAACTACAGCACCTGGCCTTAATGCAGCAAGGGGGTTTTGGCTGGCAGCAGTGATTGTGTTTTGGCGGGCAGCATTGATTGCCTTTTGGCTGGCAGCACTGGTTCTGTTTTGGTGGGCAGCATTGATTGCCTTTTGGCTGGCTGCACTGGTTCTGTTTTGACGGGCAGCATTGATTGTCTTTTGCTGGGCAGCATTGACTGTGTTTTGGCTGGTCACACATCTTCTGGACACTTGGAggtactagaaaaagaaaagaatattctcATCAGAAGGAAATCTGGGTGCCTGCtttcatttcctcctttcttAATACCCAAATACATCCATCTTCAGGATAATGACTCAGACCGGGGTTGAGAAAGCAGAGCTGGATACCTCAGAGGGGCCAGCCAGCCCTGTAATTCTACCTTTGCATATGCCAGCATGTTTGTTCCTTACTAGGTAGTCATTTGCCAGATAAAGAATCAAAAGACCAGAATATGTAAGCAATGTGCCTAAGGTCTCTTAGCTAATGAGCAAACAGTGTGACCCTCCGTTGCCAGATCCTGGGTCAAGTGTCGGGCCCTTCACAAACATCAGCTAATGTAATGACCGCTACCTGCCTCAAGTAGACATTTTTAGTCCACTTCACATCATACGAGGACCACTGAAGTTCAAAGATCCACCTCAGTTGCTTGTAAGTGGATTCAAGCCAAGCTCTATCCCACTCCAGAGCATGTGCTTGTTCTTGTCTCTAATGTGGCATCCAGGGACCCAGGTGCAATGGAACTCTTGTACTTAGAGTGACCAACTGTTACACCCTTCCCGAACGCATCATCTTGTCCCATGCACAGAGCGCTGTGGTGGTTACAGCAAGATGAAATGAAAAGTACAGTGCTTTTGGCATGGCAGGACCTGAGTTCTAGGGCTGGTTCTGCAACTCCCAAGCCTCAGGGCTTGGGCAGTTCTCTTCATCTCTCTGGGCTTGTATCTCTTCCTCTATAAAGGGGCAGTGGTGGGGATGAGGAAGGGGGAACTGGACCTTATAGGGATCCTCAAACTCAACCATTCAGCAGTTTTGTAATTTCCTCATTCTTCTAGGTATAGAGAAAATCCAAACAACTCTTGCTTTACTTCTATCTATCTACCTTCCTCCACCCAGGAAATCCAAGTTCTCCCAAGAAGGTCCCTGGGCCTTGGCCCCAGTATGCAGCCCCTGGGGAAGCCCCTATGTGGTTTCTGCCTTGTCCCTCCAATGGCACATGATGAGAGGATGAACACCACTGTTGTGGCCCCAGAGCAGAATAGAGGGTCTAGAAGTGGCCAGGAAACAGTAGGCAGTGAGCAGGTTGTTATCTAGCCTCCTCAGGGAAATGTGGAAGCATGGGAAATGAGCCTATACCCCCTCTGGGGACTCAGCTCACAAAGCCACAAACCCATGTGGGTGAGGCACCAGGCCTGTCAGAGCCCTGTCACCGGTGTGGGGGATGGGTGTGGGATTTGGATTGACAATTGCTGAAGTGAAGTTGCAACCACCTTCTGGCCTCTGGCATCCTCGGGATTGTGAGAAAAGCCTCTTGtccaaactaatttttttttctttctttcttttttctttggaggGAAGTACCATTACTGGacatggagcttcactcttgtcgcccaggctggagtgcaagggcgagatcttggctcactgcaacctctgcctcccgggttcaagtgattctcctgcctcagcctctggagtaccggggattacaggcaccggccatcatgcccagcaaatttttgtatttttagtagagatgggatttgtccgtgttagccaggctggtctcaaactcctgacttcaggtgatccgaccacctcagactcccaaagtgctgggattacaggcgtgagccactgcaccgggccccAAACTAGTTTTTTAAACTGAACCAGTTACTGCTGTGGGCTTCCACTAAGCACACACTTGCCCATATCtctgtgagaatgtgtgtgtgtgtgtgtgtgtgtttgtgtgtttgtgtgcacacACGTGAATGCATGTAGGCATGTGTCCATGCATAATCATAAGTACATGGTGAGGAGAACTTGAGGTTTGTGATGATGGCTGTTTAGTTGGATCAAATTGATATTACTTGAACTTTCTCATGAGTCTTAACAGTTAGAGCCAGTGTGAATAGCTCCTAGCAGGGGCCAGCCTCCGTCCTAGCCGTCTCTCTCCTGCTGGACACTCCCTACTTGCCCTCCATCTGATCCGTACCTGCTGTCAAGATACTTCCCCCAAGTCCTGCTCAAACCCTCTCCCTGATGTTTAGAAAGCCACATCTCTTGTCTTGTCctcttcttttgtgttctgtaGATAGAGGGACTCCTGGGAACAGTAGCTACAAATCTCTCCTGACACTAAAGTCTTTCCGGGggaggactgggcatggtggctcatgcctgtaatcctagcactttgggaggccaaggcgggtggatcacctgaggtcaggagttcgagaccagcctggccaacttggtgaaaccccatctctacgaaaaatacaaaaactagctgggcgtcgtggcaggtgcgtgtaatcccagctacgcgggaggctgaggcaggagaatcacttcaacccaggaggcggaggttacagtgagccgagatcgtgccattgcactccaaccttggcaacaaaagtgaagctccatctcaaaaaatgaaatgaaatgaaataaaataaaataaaataaattaaaatagaaaaatgaattatttctggGGGTTACCCCAtgataatgatatggtttgggtctgtgtccctgcccaaatctcatcttgaattgtaatcccgaCATGTGGAGCGAGGgacctataatccccacatgttgagggagggaggtgattgaaCCACtgtggcagtttcccccatgctgttctcatgatagtgagttctcacaagatctgatggttttataagttcTGACATTTCCCCTGCTCTTACTTCTGTCTCCCACCACCAAGTGAAGAAGgtccttcccctttgccttctgccatgattgtaagtttcctgaggcctcctcagacatgtggaactgtgagtcgattaaacttctttcctttataaatgatccagtcttgggtagtatctttagagcagtgtgGAGAAGGACTAATCCACCCCAGTAGGACAAAAATCTATATCATCCTTTCCTGAAGGTGTGCATGATTCTCCAGTCAGGTGGTTGCTAACGGATGCCTGTCAGATGACCTACTTTGCTATCTGAATCACCCCTGTGACTTATAGAAGACCCAGGGCTGTGGCTGTCCTGAATGATGGGTGACATGCTCTTAGACTCAACCCTTTTTTATCTGGGGATTCACCTAAATCCAGTTCGTAGTGTAAAAACTGGGTCCCATTGAGCCAGGTGTGGTCGACACCTCCACCCACTAGTAACAGTAACTTTCAGACTCACATGTTGGACGCAGCCCCAGCCGGCCTCTCTTCACTTTCACTTTCTGAACCACTGGAGCCTCATCTCAGGGTTTCTCTGTGGGAAGGAGGTCCCTGGCATGTGCGTGAGAAGGCTTGGACATATGCCAGGGCCCTCCTTCTTACAGAGAAAGCCCAAGACTTTCTCTGGCAAGAAGGGGAGCACAGTGCTACCTCCTATAAGGACCCCTATGTTTGAATATTCTGAACTATAGCATTAGGGTGAGAGACAATTGAGAAGGAAGAGTTATCTCTTAAGGCCCTGCCACCTGGTCTAAACCCTTCATGATCCTAAGTCTCTGGCTATACGGTTGCAGCCTGAACTGGGTCAAGGGCAGTTCCCACCTAAAAAAGGAAGAGTGACTTGGATTAGGATGTTGACTTTAATTTAGTCACAATTCTATCCCTGCCACTTATTCTAGGATTCATCCTATCTTTCATGGAAAAGGCTCCTGCTTCCATTTAAGAGAAAGACACTGGAGCAAGACTCCTAAAGGATGGGCGTGGGGACAAGTCACCCCGTTGCTCCTTCTAGGTCAGAGGAAGCTGcaaagaggctgaggtggcagatgcAGGCCCTGCAATGCCTTGACTTGCCTGAGAGGGAACGGGAAGGAGAGAGGTGAGCAATGGAGAGGTACaccaaaaatggaaataagacaCAGACAGACCAGCATAAAAACAGGGAAGAGGTGAAAGAGTACAGGGCCATGTTCTCTACCACCTTTGTAGTGTTCATAGCTGTTTGACAGGAAGTGTGTGTGTCCACATGCGCACACAAGCATACACCTGGTTGCCCCTGCAGCTGTACAGGGGTGAGTTTGAGTGTGTGGGTGTATGCAGGGAGCCCAGTATTTGTCCCTGTCTCCTTGTTGTTTGAATCTGCTCCCTTAGGGGTCAGACCTAAGACTAGGTTTTgagagggatgaggaaggagtgagcctcttctgtttttattttctgttgtttctctctgtgtttatttttgccttttactattttttctctctgcctttctatCATTCTCTGGTCTTCATCCTGTCTCtatatttctgtcttttgtcTCCGGTTTACCTTTCTCTATTCTGAAGGTCAGTGCCCTGAACTGACCAAAGTGCAGAGTCTCATCACCACGTGGAAGTCCAGTTTGTTAGGGTCCATCCTTACAAGTCCAGGCTGAGCTGTTTCTACAGAAGCAATTCTCATTCCGGTGACCAGAGATGCAGAGGCATCAGAGGGCACCTGGAGCCCGGGTCCAGGGGCTTGCCTCACTAGTCCCACCAACATCTCCACTCCAAGCATGTCCCCCATAGTCAGGTCCTGGGAACAGGTCCTGAATATGGAGGTTGTGCCATATCAGAGAAGGAGAGCAGGTTAGAAACCAGTCTTGTTGACTATAGCATAAGGAGGGCAACATCAAGTCCTTCTGCAGCTTCACCCCCATGGATGCAGGTCCTGCCCCTCTGAGCCAATGCTGTCTCCACTGTCTTCCTTCTGCCTAGTGAATATTATCTATTTCCTCCACTTTCAGAACGCTAGCTCCTGTACAATAAATGTGCCTCCTGACCACTCTGCCTCCTGCAAGAGTTTCTTCTTAAGATTCTctccttggccaggctcagtggctcacacctgtagtcccagcactttgggaggccaaagcaggtgaatctcttgaggtcaggagtttgagatcagcctggccaacatggtgaaactccatctctactaaaactacaaaaattagctcggcatggtggcatgcacctgtaatactagctacttgggaggctgaggcaagagaatcgcttgaatctggcaggcggaggttgcagtgagtcgagactgcaccactgcactccagcctgggagacagaatgagattccatctcaataagtaaataaataaaaattaaaataaataaatatataaatattctctCCATGCTCCGTTTCCCCTCCTTCCCAACCAAGCTCTGCATAGCCTGCCTCAGGAAATCTGCCTGATCACATCAAACACCTGTGGCCCAGGGCCAGGGCCATCTTCCTAGCTTTTCTTATTGCTCTATTCAGTGAGGATTAATACAGAGCCCAAACCACCAGGAGGGCCCTGGCAAGGTGCCTTCTGTCTGACGTCTGCCCACCGGCCCAGTCTCATGTCCACCCACTGTTCTCTCAGGCACCAGACTGGCTCAGAGCAGACACCTGCTGAATTTTCTCACCTCTTTCCGGGTTTTTGAATGTGTTCTTCCCCAGCTTGAACCACCCTTCCTGGGTCTCTGTCCCCACATGCTCACTGAATCGTTCAAACCTGAAGTCTCTGCTTACACATCACTCCTCAAGGAAAACTTCCTTAACCCATAGCCTCTGTCTCCCTGATAGGCTTTCTTGGATCCCCTGTACTTCTCATTACATTTTTATAGTGGTTATTATTTCCCTAATTGTCTGACTTCTGTGGTCCGTTAGCTCCATGAGCACAGATATCCTCACTATCCCCACCCCCAGAGGCTCCAGtgacttcctattttttttttttttttgagatggagtttcgctctgttgcccaggctggagtgtagtggctcgatctccactcactgtgatgagctctgcctccagggttcacactattctcctgcctcagcctcctgagtatctgggactacaggtgcctgccaccatgcccaactactttttttttgtatttttaggagagatggggtttcaccgtgttggccaggatgcagTGGCTTCCTCTTAAATGGAAGCAGGAGCCTTTTCCTGAAATATAGGATGAATCCTGGAATCCTCTCATCCAGCACACTGAATGGCATTGCATGGGCCTCAGTAAGTAAATATATAATGAATGAACACATTAAAAAGCCATGCAGAGAGGGCCCAAAAGATAAGGTTTCTGTGTTACCTGGTCTGGCCACACACTTCTCAATTCACAATTTCCATGCTTGACTTCTGATGACTGATTCCAGTAGATATTATTGATCTTCCTCAGCAGCCTAGTGAGTCCATGACTATCAGAAGCCAAAGTCTTCTGAACCAGATTGGTTCCCTCCCCTGCTAATACCAAGATTCTAAGCCTCTATGACATCATAATCCTCTCCCCAGGACTCTATGCCTAGCTCACTCACTAGCGCCCTCTGCCTGCTGGAGAGTCTGACTCTTCTCGGTTTCTTTCCTGAAAGATACAAAGTTCCCTAGCTAACCCATAAGCATGCAATGACCTAAAACACAAATCTGTATTGAGTGTCTCCTATCTACCAGGCTGTGTCCTAAAAAGTGAAGTGTAGCTCAATGGAATGTAGTTTCCATTCTCAAAGAACCAATTCAATATGGAGGCAAGTCAATAGCCAATAATACCatgtaataataatgatggtAGGATAAGCACAGGGGTCAGGTTTGGGGGTCAGATATGCTTCCTGGAGGGAGTGATATTTAAGCTGAGACTTGGAAATTGGAAATAGGAAGGGGGTGTCTGGGAGACATTTTCAGATCCAGAAATGTGAAAGTATAAGCTATTTGGTGGAAAAGCTCAGTGCGGCTGGAGCAGAGTGGGGAGTAAGGAGAAGGGGGAGACTCACCTACCTAGGTAGGTAAGGCTGTGTTGGTGAGGACTCTTTATGCcataaagaaaatagtttggactttatcctgagGACAATGGGAAGCACCGAAAGGTTTTAAACAGGGGAGAAACTGGGATGCCTTAGGGGCAAGGACcctattttattcactttgatATTCCCAGTGTCTGGCTGAGCAATTGGCACATAAAAGATTCCGAAACTGAATCAATTCAATAGTGAATTGACTAACATGGTGAGAAGAGAGAAGCATTTCATTatgtttgttcttttcctttattcctcTAGCATGGACATTTAAGGACATTTAAGGACAGTGACTAGGAAATTCTCTTCTCCTGGGAAGCATGCCTGCCATAAACACTTGTAGGACACCAGGCAAGAGCCTAAACAGAGGCTTCTGACCCCTGTGGTTCACCCCTTGTTCTCTTCCTACTCCCTGGCTTCATCCTGTGCCATGAGGGACCTTGGGTGTGCATGAGTGTAAGTATCCTAGCCCATACCATCCATGTTCTTTTCACACACGGATCTCTCAAACTGCCCCCTCTTGGTTATTGAGACCTAGAAGTGAGCACAGTGTTGGTTGTTTGAGTCTTCAGGAGGATGGACACATAAAGATGATCTCAGGGCCATTTGACAGAGATTTATGGGATCCTGGATAGTGGGTATGAGGGAGACAGCAGCTCTGGGCCTATACACTGAAATATCAAATTATCCTATGGCCAGGGTCATGGCTGGAAGAGAACCAGAGAAGGACTCTTTTAAAGTGTGAAGTCCAGGACAGAACTACCTCGGCCAAAGGGTAGCACTCCTGGGAAGTATATGAATTGAATTGTGCTTTTCATTCTATAATATACTATTCAAGTACTTCTCTTTCACTTGCCTTCTTCAGGTCTTCATGCTTATAGTTATTTCCAAAATTTATTCTCAGTAAAATGTCTGCTCTCATTCACATCTCCCCAAGTGTCTAACATTGTAGTTGGGACCAAAGCCTTAATCTATAAGAATTAAGTTATTTCTAGGAAGAgtacagagagggagagaggggtagagtgagagagacagagaggtggAAATGGCCAACAAACCTATTAAGAAATGCTTATTCATAACTAAAGGAATGCAAACCAGAAGATCAATGAGACACTGGCTTTTCCATGACAGTCCAGTAACAAACATGAAATTTTGATCACATTAATCATTAATGAATATGTTGAGAAACCAGTATTTTCATATTCCGTTAATGAGATTTCATTTTACAATCATGTAATAGGATAGTATATAGCTAATAAAAGCATAGAGTCCGCTTGTAGATGATGCTATGAAAAATTCTCCCAACCATGTAATCAAAGAAAACAATCCAGTAAACAATGTTAGTGTATCCCTTGtcttataaaaaataatgtatatataaagatatatatatcttatatatataagataaatatatatgttagtATATGTTAGTATACATAATATTTTCCTAGAAGAATCACATATACATTTTCCTAGAAGAATCACATACACATTTTCCTAGAAGAATCACATACACATTTTCCTAGAAGGATCACATACACATAAACTATTTGAATTTTAACCATGACGCGTGttagttaattaaaattaagctAATGAAGGCTATCTAGGAGGTGAGGATAGGTATACTTTCTGCTCACCATTTAAGTTCTAGTTCCAACACACTGTATGGAACATCGTAGGTACTAAATCCACATTTAGTCAATAAACGCATGGAAGAATAATTTAACTAGTACATTAACTTGGAACTCTGTGTGTTCCTGTTCTTCTGCCTGACTACTTCCTGCTGGAGTCCTCggctctctttccttctccaccaacacttattttcttgGTTGGAGCATTCAGTCTCCTGACCATAAAGGCCATCTATATGTCAGTGATGATGATGTCTACTTTGTTAATAACAGCTCAGACATCTCTCCAGAACTTCAGACTTTCGTATCCAACTGCTTATTTAATATTCTCACATGGATATCTTTACACAgtcctgttttgttttcctctggTGGTACTTTTCAAATATAATATAATAGACATATAATATAAAGACCAGTATCTCATAGCACTAAAataagctaatttttatttattgtagttttatgTATTGTCTTCTCTCATTAGAATGTCATTGCCAAAAAGGCAAATGCTGCTTACTGATATATCTCAGGCTCTCAGACAGAACAGTTCTTAacacatagtaaatactcaaaAAATATTAGTTGAATGCATGAATGGTGATTGTTggtcttttttttctaatcagtTTGTCTGCCAATAACTTCTAACTGTTTGTCCAAATTGGGGAACCCATTTCCTAAGGCTGTTTTCAATGCATCATTCAAACTAGCAGAATGTGTCCTGTGGCAGCCCCACTCCTACCTCCTTAGGTTTTTCTGCCTCTGTTATCAAAAGTGGGGAAGACTATGACCATCTTTCTTTGCTGCATGGGCTATGTTAATTGATGGTGAGAAAAGTCGAGGCCGGTTTGCAGGAATTTGCTGATGTAATGATGTAATTAGCTCCAGTAATGGAGTGAGTCTTTATGGTGCTGTCTTCCTGGGTTCTAGCATTTGAGGCTCTGCTTCCTGTAGGTCTcctttaatgtgatttttttttaactttttttttttttgagacagggtcttatcctgttgcctaggctgtagtgtagtggtgtgatcttgcctcactgcagcctcgacctcctgggctcaagtgatccttccacctcagtctcccaagtagctgggactataggcgcatgccactacacctggctaatttttgtatcttttgtagagacggggttttgtcacgttacccaggctggtcttgaacttctgagctcaggagatcctcctgcctaggccttccaaagtgctgggattacaggcatgcaccacggtgcctggcccttctcctttaatattattaatactgATCATTATTACACATTTACTTGGGCCTAAAATCAGAAGTTACAAAGGATACACAGTGAAATCCCCCACATGCGACTCAGATATTTCAGTTAACAGAGATCAATTTCTGAAATATCCTTTCAGGGATATTTTATGcacaaaaaccccaaacaaacatgtatattttttcttcttttaacgaAATAAGAGTAACTCCACATCGTTTTGCTCATTGCTTTTTTTACAATAGCATCTGTTGGAGATCATTCCATTTCAGTACATTAAGAGTTTCTCCCTTTGTTTCCCAGTCTGGATAATAACCTATGTATATACAGAAGTTCCCAATTTTGGCCCTTGCaaacaatgctgcagtgaacacattATTTATACATCATTCCTCAGGAGGAgatagaatatatttatttaagtgCAATTGCTGACTCAGAGGCTACTTTTGTAATTTGATCAGTATTTCCAGTTTCTTCCATATGAGTTTCACTGATTTATTTCACTCCCTACAATGTATAAGACTGCAATTTTCCCCCATAAATTCAtcaaaatgatgtatttttaaattaattgttcTTGGCCCATCTGGTAGGTTAAAAACGGGATCGCAAAGTAGTTTTGAATTTCTCTTAGTAACTAAGCAGaactatattttattacattaataaACTACAACATCCATTTTCTGGGAACTGCCTGATGTTATAACTTACCTAATACTTAACCGTATTCTTGAtgattttattactgatttgtaGCACTTATACGATATTGGAGAAATTAAGTTATTTTTGTGCTATGAGAAACTAAATTTCTTCCGCTGTGTTTTTTGACCTTTGACTTTATTATATTTCAACCATATAGAAAATGTTAATTatgtaaacacatttaaaaattttttattttatagttcttgTTTGTTGTATTATAAAACTGATCCCCATTTTGAAAGTGTAGAGGAATACTCCCAGATTTTCTTAAGAGttaacttttaatgttttaaccCTTTAAGAACTCTTTCTTTAAATTAATGGCTTCCCAGTTGTAGCAACATTATTTATTGATTAATTGATGATTTTTCACAGATTTGAGGGTGTGCTTATCATATATTAGCTTCTTCTGCATATTTTTTCCCAGCTCTGAACTTGTTATCATGCTCTATTGATCTGTCTGTATATTCATGGTCCAGAACAAACTGTTTAACTATAATAGCTTTAGAATATATTGTAAATCTAGTAGAACTAGCTCCtacacattaattttatttttaagaattgtcctggatatttttatatttattcattcatgtgtatTATTTTAATGTGGTTTTGTTGAACTGTAATATACATGCATTGAGAATACAGCCCAATGCATTTCAACCAATGCATTTAAACAAAGTAAAACATCTGTGTGACACCCACCTAAACCAGGAAATAGAATGACAACCCTCTGCACAACTTCTCCACCACAGACCTCTAGGAACTGAATTAGCAAGGGCAAGACTGGCAGAGTTAGAGCTATCTCTGGCAATGAAAGCAGAAAGGCTCTGAAGTTGAGCTTTCTCTTGGTCAGGTTTTAGTGAACAAAGGGGTGCACGCTGTCTCTTTGTCAGACTCAGACCCTCCTTCCATTTATGGTCTGGTTGTCCCTGCATCTGCTTGGCTTTTGCCCACTGAAGTGAATAGGATTCATCTCCGATGCTTCCAGAAGTGCTGCCTTGCTTCCCACATCTGTCGCGGTCCCTTTCCATGGGCCTTAGGCCTGAGGAACACTTGTTTTCCCAGGAGCCGACCCTTCAGGGTAAGGATTTAAAATCAGAGATTGTGTCTCTGCCGAGGCACCTTTGTGTTCAATGTGGGCAATTGCCACATTCTCAATATTGTATGAAGACTGACCTGACTAGCAAACTTTGCTATTTTACAGAACTGTCACTGAATAATCTAAGGAAAAACAAAGATGCTTGCTTTCAGGCAAGTCTCCTGGCTGCTCTCCTTGCCTGCTCTGATTGCTGTCCCTAAGTCATGCATCTATTCTTGAGCCACCCTGGGCCCATCTAGTAAGTTCTTTACCTCTGGGGCCAGTCGCCACCAAGATGAGAACAAGTACAGAGCCATCTCGGGTCCTCAATATTCTGAACAATCTgtaaataatttctgaatttgCATTAGCTTCTTGTGGTCTGTAAAAAACCTGAAACAGGGTAGCTAGGTGACCAGCAGTATCTCCTGTGTCCCACCAGGTGAACTGGAACGAAAATTAAAGCTGCAGGCTTCAACTAAGCCCTCAACTGTCCTCCTTTGGGATCTGGGAGTAGGTCCTCTCTGTCATGCTTCTGCCTTCAGGAGGTTGAAATATCACTGCCTTTTCCTAACTGCACTCTACATCTTGGATCCCAACTTCAATTAGAAAGAACTGTTATTGGAGGTAACTGTGgtcctctcttttttctcctcaggCCTGATCAAGGTGATCAGTATAAGAATACCCAGCAAGGCGATGAGTATAAGAATTTTCAGGTAATTCCTGACTGCACATCGCTGCTGCAAAGTCTGGGTGAAGGCTTGGCTTTGCTGCCTCCTGGTGGAAAATAGAGCCATCCGCAAAAGTCCTGAGCAATGGCTCCTCTTTAGTTGATTTATCTTACATATGAATTCCAAAAGTCTCCATGGTACTGTGTatgtgagagtgagtgtgtgtgtgtgtgtgtgtgtgtgtatgagagagagacagagagagagagataatcaGCGTGCCAGTTACCAATTTATTATCTCTCAGCTCCAAACACACCCTTGGATTTGTGCTCTGGGATAAACAATGTAATCTCTtgaatcctttctccattaaaGTGAGAACAATGCTAAACTTTCTCCATAGGGGGCGCTGGAGGGACACTGCAGTTGGAAGGGGCAGGTGGGGGCAGTGTGTGGCCGTCCGGTGGTGCCTGCCACAAAGGCGGAGAATGAGATCCCTCTGCCTCCTTGCAACCTTGGCTTGAGAATGACCTTTTCACAGCCTTCTCAGCCTGAAACCAAAGCCCCTCCACGGCCTGAGCTACCCATGGTCAGCTGTatggaggtggggcaggggcagtCCACACAGAGCTGTGGCCCCCTTTGCAAGTTTCCTTG
This DNA window, taken from Macaca mulatta isolate MMU2019108-1 chromosome 1, T2T-MMU8v2.0, whole genome shotgun sequence, encodes the following:
- the SMCP gene encoding sperm mitochondrial-associated cysteine-rich protein, whose product is MCDQPKHSQCCPAKDNQCCPSKQNQCSQPKGNQCCPPKQNQCCQPKGNQCCPPKHNHCCQPKPPCCIKARCCSLETKPECSPLNVESEPNSPQTQDKGSQTQQQPYSPQNKSSPSKWEQKSNK